In Candidatus Cohnella colombiensis, one DNA window encodes the following:
- a CDS encoding efflux RND transporter permease subunit, with translation MTWLTKWSFTNKAAIGLLIFMSLIVGAISYTSMPMEFMPEADMPQVTVTVLGPGQDAHSMETNVMNPIENAVGLVNGKTDMFSTSGDGYAKVDIHFNSKTDMKEAAQEVQTAVDQLQFPQGVMKPFVLQLNTSMIPISEIAIAFEDGLTDRNIETAEKNIILELQKIKDVSNVSLYGKSSPQISVQVDPQILAQKGIPVQTIMGVLQGRNVSASIGEQMIGGQTGNVNVSATIDSIEVLKNLPLIKGVTLQDVASVELKRTQESIRRSNGKDVLFAVVTKKAEANAVAAGNKVKETVERLNKEIKNADIAVLFSTSDMVVTSVNNMMREVLLGALFAAIVIMLFLRNLRATLVTLVSIPLSLAVTLYLLKISGITLNIVTLGGVAVAVGRLVDDSIVVIENIYRRLQKESLSREMIISATREVAEAITSSTITTVAVFLPMGLISGGLQAFLLPFALTVTYSLLTSLVVALTIVPLLSSWLLGNTQLKEHTPPVWFIRFLGWNLRYKWVTLIVALAVFIGSISTYMAMPKSALETSDAISVAVQLKYPNDTTVDEVLEKGKQLEQQLMQQEQAKTVVMQTGNSAGGAKWGNVSSQVEVGYTVLMKEDADAQAFIDHVLEEKDNYPGATLTAFASGIFGGSSTNEYIDIVGEDINAIRSVAEEVATRVKAIDGIEKVTSNMDQTKPVFAFRADPTQSHAQEIAMQLSSMLNPIPIGQILLDGRQTSVVLEPLLQPKSEHDLTAITIMTEDGKVPIINLATFEVRNEPAMIYHKDGKTYVRVTAEVDPKKVSEIGANIKKETDQIQIPDGVELFAGGASVSQSDDFADIGLTALISIGLVFLIMVLTFRTIRAPLAIMFSLPLAAIGAVVGLIVSGVHPDFTALFGALMLIGIVVTNAIVLVDRIKQNEEHMSIREAIVEAASTRMRPIMMTAIATICAMLPLVFSQSEQGNIVSQSLAIVVIGGLTAATLLTLIVVPAVYELLYFRKSALQRATQPVVSAKTSTVKIAG, from the coding sequence ATGACTTGGTTAACAAAATGGTCTTTCACAAATAAAGCTGCAATTGGTTTATTAATCTTTATGTCGCTCATCGTTGGAGCGATCAGCTACACGTCGATGCCTATGGAATTCATGCCGGAGGCAGATATGCCACAGGTAACCGTAACAGTACTTGGCCCTGGACAAGATGCGCATTCTATGGAGACCAACGTCATGAATCCGATTGAGAACGCAGTCGGACTCGTCAATGGAAAAACAGATATGTTCTCTACTTCTGGGGACGGGTACGCAAAAGTAGATATACATTTTAATTCAAAAACAGATATGAAGGAAGCGGCACAGGAAGTACAGACGGCTGTAGATCAACTGCAATTTCCACAAGGGGTTATGAAGCCTTTCGTACTCCAATTGAATACTTCAATGATTCCGATATCGGAAATCGCGATTGCGTTTGAAGATGGTCTTACGGATCGAAATATCGAAACAGCCGAAAAAAACATCATACTTGAACTGCAAAAGATAAAGGACGTATCGAACGTTTCATTATATGGGAAAAGCTCTCCTCAAATTTCGGTTCAAGTCGACCCGCAAATACTAGCCCAAAAGGGTATTCCTGTCCAAACAATTATGGGCGTGCTTCAAGGCCGCAACGTTTCGGCTTCCATCGGTGAACAAATGATCGGCGGGCAGACTGGTAATGTCAATGTAAGTGCTACGATAGATAGTATAGAAGTGTTGAAAAATCTTCCTTTGATCAAGGGAGTGACACTGCAAGATGTAGCCTCTGTCGAATTGAAGCGGACTCAAGAAAGCATCAGACGTTCTAATGGAAAAGATGTCTTGTTTGCCGTAGTGACCAAAAAGGCTGAAGCGAATGCAGTAGCTGCAGGAAATAAAGTGAAAGAAACGGTTGAGCGATTGAATAAAGAAATTAAAAATGCGGATATAGCTGTTTTATTCAGTACTTCCGATATGGTTGTGACTTCGGTTAACAATATGATGCGCGAGGTATTGTTAGGGGCTTTATTCGCAGCAATTGTCATCATGCTGTTTCTGCGTAATCTCCGAGCAACGCTTGTTACGCTTGTATCGATTCCGCTTTCTCTAGCGGTAACCTTATATTTGTTGAAAATTTCAGGTATTACTTTAAACATTGTTACTCTTGGTGGTGTCGCGGTCGCGGTCGGTCGATTAGTTGACGATAGTATCGTTGTGATTGAGAACATTTACCGCCGATTACAGAAAGAATCTCTCTCGCGCGAGATGATTATCAGTGCAACAAGGGAGGTCGCTGAGGCGATTACATCCTCAACGATTACAACGGTAGCAGTCTTTTTGCCTATGGGGCTTATTAGCGGGGGATTGCAAGCTTTCTTGTTGCCGTTCGCATTAACTGTAACCTATTCTTTGCTAACCTCACTTGTAGTCGCTTTAACGATTGTTCCTTTGCTAAGCTCATGGTTGCTGGGCAATACGCAATTGAAGGAGCATACGCCTCCTGTATGGTTTATTCGGTTCTTAGGCTGGAACCTTCGTTATAAATGGGTAACGCTAATTGTTGCTTTAGCCGTCTTTATTGGTTCAATCAGCACATATATGGCGATGCCTAAAAGTGCTCTTGAAACTTCGGATGCGATCAGTGTTGCAGTTCAGTTGAAATATCCGAACGACACAACTGTTGATGAAGTTCTAGAGAAAGGAAAACAGCTTGAACAACAACTTATGCAACAAGAGCAAGCCAAAACCGTTGTCATGCAGACTGGAAACAGCGCTGGCGGTGCGAAGTGGGGCAATGTTTCTTCCCAGGTAGAGGTCGGATATACGGTTTTGATGAAGGAAGATGCTGATGCTCAAGCATTCATCGATCATGTGTTGGAGGAGAAAGACAATTACCCTGGCGCAACACTGACTGCTTTTGCATCAGGCATATTTGGCGGGAGTTCCACTAATGAATACATTGACATCGTCGGTGAAGATATTAATGCCATTCGTTCTGTAGCCGAAGAAGTTGCTACCAGAGTGAAAGCAATAGATGGCATTGAAAAAGTAACCAGCAACATGGATCAAACTAAACCGGTGTTTGCATTCCGGGCTGATCCCACACAATCCCATGCGCAAGAAATCGCAATGCAGCTTAGTTCGATGCTCAATCCGATCCCTATTGGCCAAATCCTATTGGACGGAAGACAAACCAGCGTAGTTCTAGAACCGCTGCTTCAGCCAAAATCAGAGCATGACTTGACAGCTATTACGATTATGACTGAGGACGGGAAGGTACCCATTATCAATTTGGCAACATTTGAAGTTCGTAATGAACCAGCCATGATTTATCATAAAGATGGGAAAACATACGTACGCGTTACGGCGGAAGTAGATCCGAAAAAGGTTTCAGAAATTGGTGCGAATATTAAAAAGGAGACGGACCAAATACAAATTCCAGATGGCGTGGAATTATTCGCGGGAGGGGCTTCGGTTAGTCAATCTGATGACTTTGCTGATATTGGTTTAACTGCACTCATTTCCATTGGGTTAGTATTTCTAATTATGGTTCTTACATTCAGAACGATTCGTGCGCCTTTGGCCATAATGTTCTCTTTGCCTTTAGCTGCAATCGGTGCGGTTGTTGGGCTCATCGTTTCAGGAGTACATCCGGATTTCACCGCGTTATTCGGAGCTCTGATGCTGATCGGCATCGTCGTGACCAACGCAATTGTGTTAGTAGACCGTATTAAACAAAATGAGGAGCATATGAGCATACGAGAAGCGATCGTTGAAGCCGCATCGACTCGGATGCGTCCGATTATGATGACAGCGATTGCCACGATATGTGCAATGCTACCGCTTGTTTTCTCGCAATCCGAGCAAGGTAATATCGTTTCGCAAAGTCTTGCGATCGTAGTTATTGGCGGTTTAACCGCTGCGACGCTCCTAACCCTTATTGTGGTACCTGCGGTATACGAGTTGCTATATTTCCGCAAGTCTGCATTACAGCGCGCCACTCAACCCGTCGTATCAGCAAAAACAAGCACTGTAAAAATCGCTGGGTAA